In Rhizobiales bacterium NRL2, a genomic segment contains:
- a CDS encoding pyridoxine 5'-phosphate synthase, translating into MTGRLRLGVNIDHVATIRNARGGGHPDPVRAARQAAEAGADGITAHLREDRRHISDDDIERLSAQIDLPLNLEMAATEEMLGIALRHKPHAACLVPEKREEVTTEGGLDVAAHHRHLTPVVRSLVDAGIRVSLFIDPEPVQLHVAKALGAPVVELHTGAYCDAEGADREGELARIIHAAEYAADLGLEVHAGHGLTFDTVSPVAAIPQVVELNIGHFLVGEAIFSGLNSAITRMRSLMDKARAAATGSASA; encoded by the coding sequence ATGACCGGCAGGCTGCGTCTCGGCGTCAACATCGACCACGTCGCCACCATCCGAAACGCCCGCGGCGGGGGCCATCCCGATCCCGTGCGCGCCGCGCGGCAGGCCGCCGAGGCCGGTGCCGACGGCATCACGGCGCACCTGCGCGAGGACCGCCGGCACATTTCCGACGACGACATCGAGCGTCTCAGCGCCCAGATCGACCTGCCGCTGAATCTGGAGATGGCGGCGACCGAGGAGATGCTGGGCATCGCGCTCCGCCACAAGCCGCACGCCGCCTGCCTGGTGCCGGAGAAGCGCGAGGAGGTCACCACCGAAGGCGGCCTGGACGTCGCCGCGCACCACCGGCACCTGACGCCGGTCGTGCGCAGCCTGGTCGACGCCGGCATCCGCGTTTCGCTGTTCATCGATCCGGAGCCGGTACAGCTCCACGTCGCCAAGGCGCTGGGCGCGCCGGTTGTCGAGCTGCACACCGGGGCCTATTGCGACGCCGAGGGCGCGGACCGGGAAGGCGAGCTGGCGCGCATCATACATGCCGCCGAATACGCTGCCGACCTGGGGCTCGAGGTTCATGCCGGCCACGGCCTGACCTTCGACACCGTCTCGCCGGTGGCCGCGATCCCCCAGGTCGTCGAGCTCAACATCGGCCACTTCCTGGTGGGCGAGGCGATCTTCTCCGGCCTCAACTCCGCCATCACCCGCATGCGCAGCCTGATGGACAAGGCGCGCGCCGCCGCCACGGGCAGCGCCAGCGCATGA
- a CDS encoding holo-ACP synthase — translation MIVGIGADLCDIRRIERSIERFGKRFLDRCFTAGEQAACGDRADTAARFARRYAAKEAAAKALGTGIGEFAGLKEIEVVSRPNGKPDLILSGQAAATLAGLCPAGAAGFAHLSISDEAPYALAYVVLEARPAAADRN, via the coding sequence ATGATCGTCGGCATCGGCGCCGATCTGTGCGACATCCGCCGGATCGAGCGCTCCATCGAGCGTTTCGGAAAGCGCTTTCTCGACCGCTGCTTCACCGCCGGCGAGCAGGCGGCCTGCGGCGACCGCGCCGACACTGCGGCCCGTTTCGCCCGCCGCTATGCCGCCAAGGAGGCCGCGGCCAAGGCGCTCGGCACGGGCATCGGCGAGTTCGCCGGCCTGAAGGAGATCGAGGTCGTCTCCCGTCCCAACGGCAAGCCCGACCTGATCCTCAGCGGCCAGGCGGCGGCGACCCTGGCGGGGCTCTGTCCCGCCGGCGCGGCAGGTTTTGCGCATCTGTCCATCAGCGACGAGGCGCCCTATGCACTGGCCTATGTAGTGCTGGAGGCGCGGCCGGCGGCGGCGGATCGCAATTGA
- a CDS encoding signal peptidase I: protein MASRSKGGFKETIKTVIYAVAIAMVFRTFAFEPFNIPSRSMVPTLLVGDFLFVSKFSYGYSRHSLPFSPDLFGGRVLQSAPERGDVAVFKTPLDNETDFIKRVIGMPGDRIQMRESVLYINDQPVKRERVEDFEYIDGTGRLRFIPQYRETLPNGRSYLTLDESARRPLDNTAVYTVPKGHYFMMGDNRDNSTDSRVSVRNSGVGFVPAENLVGRADVLFFSIDTDFRWWQIWNLVTNIRYSRLGDVIE from the coding sequence ATGGCTTCCAGATCCAAGGGTGGCTTCAAAGAGACCATCAAGACCGTCATCTATGCCGTGGCGATCGCGATGGTATTCCGTACCTTCGCCTTCGAGCCCTTCAACATTCCGTCGCGGTCCATGGTGCCCACGCTGCTGGTGGGCGACTTCCTGTTCGTCTCCAAGTTCTCCTACGGCTACAGCCGCCACAGTCTTCCCTTCAGCCCCGACCTGTTCGGCGGCCGCGTCCTGCAGAGCGCGCCGGAGCGGGGCGACGTCGCCGTGTTCAAGACGCCGCTGGACAACGAGACCGACTTCATCAAGCGGGTCATCGGCATGCCCGGCGACCGCATACAGATGCGCGAGAGCGTGCTGTACATCAACGATCAGCCGGTGAAGCGCGAGCGCGTGGAGGACTTCGAGTACATCGACGGCACGGGCCGGCTGCGGTTCATTCCGCAGTACCGCGAGACCCTGCCGAACGGCCGCAGCTATCTCACCCTGGACGAGAGCGCCCGCCGGCCCCTGGACAACACCGCCGTCTATACGGTGCCCAAGGGGCACTACTTCATGATGGGCGACAACCGCGACAACTCCACCGACAGCCGGGTCTCCGTGCGCAACAGCGGCGTGGGATTCGTGCCGGCGGAGAATCTCGTCGGCCGCGCCGATGTGCTGTTCTTCTCCATCGACACGGACTTCCGCTGGTGGCAGATCTGGAACCTGGTCACCAACATCCGGTACTCGAGACTGGGCGACGTGATTGAATAG
- a CDS encoding ribonuclease III: MAELERALGHAFADRGRLQEALTHPSALQRGRAERGDYERLEFLGDRVLGLVIAMAIFREYPDANAGHMARRYNEMVRKETLAEVALETGLAGYIRMSPGERETGGLEKPAILADICEAVIGALYLDGGLPAAERFIGERWRVRIAGLEKAPKDSKTALQEWAHAHGIEPPEYELVAARGPDHAPEFTVRARFARGEAEATGSSKKVAERRAAETLLGKVENGRDG; the protein is encoded by the coding sequence ATGGCAGAACTCGAGCGGGCCCTGGGCCACGCCTTTGCCGATCGCGGGCGGCTGCAGGAAGCCCTGACGCACCCTTCGGCGCTGCAGCGCGGTCGCGCGGAGCGCGGCGACTACGAGCGTCTCGAATTCCTGGGCGACCGCGTGCTGGGTCTGGTCATCGCCATGGCCATCTTCCGCGAATACCCGGACGCCAATGCCGGCCACATGGCGCGGCGCTACAACGAGATGGTGCGCAAGGAGACGCTGGCGGAAGTCGCGCTGGAGACGGGCCTCGCCGGGTACATCCGCATGTCGCCCGGCGAGCGCGAGACCGGCGGGCTGGAGAAGCCGGCCATCCTCGCCGACATCTGCGAGGCGGTGATCGGCGCGCTCTATCTGGACGGCGGCTTGCCGGCTGCGGAGCGGTTCATCGGCGAGCGCTGGCGCGTGCGCATCGCGGGGCTGGAGAAGGCGCCGAAGGATTCCAAGACGGCATTGCAGGAATGGGCCCATGCCCACGGCATCGAGCCGCCGGAATACGAACTCGTCGCCGCCCGCGGCCCCGATCATGCGCCCGAGTTCACGGTCAGGGCGCGGTTCGCGCGCGGCGAGGCCGAAGCCACCGGGTCGTCGAAGAAGGTAGCGGAACGGCGGGCGGCGGAAACATTGCTCGGCAAGGTGGAGAACGGCCGTGACGGCTGA
- a CDS encoding GTPase Era, translating into MTAETEGDRQQESRAGFVALAGAPNAGKSTLLNQLVGTKVSIVSPKVQTTRARVVGIALEGAAQIAFVDTPGIFRPKRRLEKAMVDAAWGGVADADLTVLLIDVERGLNSNVREILAGLDKLGRRIWVVLNKIDLVRKYSLLAMTAELGQSGFVDEVFMVSALTGDGVADLREALARAMPPGPWLYPEDQVSEMPERLLASEITREKLFLRLHQELPYALTVETENWTERPDGSVRIDQVIYVAREGHRAIVLGHGGQTIRQIGRMAREELSELLARPVHLFTFVKVREKWLDDPARYREMGLEFPKG; encoded by the coding sequence GTGACGGCTGAGACGGAAGGCGACAGGCAGCAGGAGAGCCGGGCCGGCTTCGTCGCCCTGGCGGGCGCGCCCAATGCGGGCAAGTCGACATTGCTGAACCAGCTGGTCGGAACCAAGGTCTCGATCGTCAGCCCCAAGGTGCAGACGACGCGCGCCAGGGTCGTCGGCATCGCCCTGGAGGGCGCGGCGCAGATCGCCTTCGTCGACACGCCGGGCATCTTCCGGCCGAAGCGGCGGCTGGAGAAGGCGATGGTGGATGCCGCCTGGGGCGGCGTCGCCGACGCCGATCTGACTGTCCTGCTGATCGACGTCGAGCGGGGTCTCAACAGCAATGTGCGCGAGATTCTGGCGGGTCTCGACAAGCTGGGGCGCCGGATCTGGGTGGTGCTGAACAAGATCGACCTGGTGCGCAAGTACAGCCTGCTGGCGATGACGGCGGAACTGGGCCAGTCGGGTTTCGTCGACGAGGTCTTCATGGTCTCGGCGCTGACCGGCGACGGGGTCGCGGACCTCCGTGAGGCCCTCGCCCGGGCCATGCCGCCGGGGCCGTGGCTCTATCCGGAGGACCAGGTCTCGGAGATGCCGGAGCGGCTGCTCGCCTCCGAGATCACCCGCGAGAAGCTGTTCCTGCGCCTGCACCAGGAACTGCCCTATGCGCTGACCGTCGAGACCGAGAACTGGACGGAACGCCCCGACGGCTCGGTGCGCATCGACCAGGTGATCTACGTCGCCCGCGAGGGCCACCGCGCCATCGTCCTTGGTCACGGCGGCCAGACCATCCGCCAGATCGGCAGGATGGCGCGCGAGGAGCTGTCGGAACTGCTGGCGCGGCCCGTGCACCTTTTCACCTTCGTCAAGGTGCGCGAGAAATGGCTCGACGACCCCGCCCGCTACAGGGAGATGGGGCTGGAGTTCCCGAAGGGCTGA
- a CDS encoding phosphate acetyltransferase, whose translation MSAREEFDKVTTGEVIHGRAFTVTTETIQDFGDASLDYNPLHFDPEWMKENDFGGTRFGTVIMHGMQNFALITRTLTDWLIPRGGYHRRLETRWIKPVKLGDTITPEATVSRKNPTDGGNWVQFDVVVRNQHGEPVATGQALAEFRDTIPG comes from the coding sequence ATGTCCGCCAGGGAAGAATTCGACAAGGTGACAACCGGCGAGGTCATCCACGGCCGCGCCTTCACGGTGACGACCGAGACCATCCAGGACTTCGGCGACGCCTCGCTGGACTACAACCCGCTGCACTTCGATCCGGAATGGATGAAGGAGAACGATTTCGGCGGCACCCGGTTCGGCACCGTGATCATGCACGGCATGCAGAACTTCGCGCTGATCACACGGACGCTCACCGACTGGCTGATCCCCCGCGGCGGCTATCACCGCCGGCTCGAGACCCGCTGGATCAAGCCCGTGAAGCTGGGCGACACCATCACCCCCGAGGCGACGGTCAGCCGCAAGAACCCCACCGACGGCGGCAACTGGGTGCAGTTCGATGTGGTGGTAAGGAACCAGCATGGGGAGCCCGTCGCCACCGGCCAGGCGCTGGCGGAGTTCCGCGACACCATACCCGGCTGA
- a CDS encoding monoamine oxidase gives MGEDFETDFWKEVTERATWDMIVPGELRETRPVTLTRRIIQDYARKVGEDNPLYFDEEYAKSTPYGGIVAPPSIHILLMFACTTSKDWMRSPGTINAGQNWYYNVPIRPGDTIEMRGTALDKFIRKDRLFAVHENLFTNQHGQVVCTGRGQTIRPV, from the coding sequence ATGGGCGAGGATTTCGAGACCGACTTCTGGAAGGAGGTCACCGAGCGCGCGACCTGGGACATGATCGTCCCCGGGGAGCTGCGTGAGACGCGGCCCGTGACCCTGACCAGGCGGATCATCCAAGACTACGCCCGCAAGGTCGGCGAGGACAATCCGCTCTATTTCGACGAGGAATACGCGAAGTCGACGCCCTATGGCGGCATCGTGGCGCCGCCGTCGATCCACATCCTGCTGATGTTCGCCTGCACCACGTCGAAGGACTGGATGCGCTCGCCGGGCACGATCAACGCCGGCCAGAACTGGTACTACAACGTGCCCATCCGCCCCGGCGACACCATCGAGATGCGCGGGACCGCCCTGGACAAGTTCATCCGCAAGGACCGGCTGTTCGCGGTGCACGAGAACCTGTTCACCAACCAGCACGGCCAGGTCGTCTGCACCGGCCGCGGCCAGACCATCCGGCCGGTCTGA
- a CDS encoding NADPH:quinone oxidoreductase produces MRAWEITTAEGIDGLTLNEKPMPEPGPGEVRVKMTANSINYRDLMTVEHAAARGLLLPFIPNSDGAGVVSAVGQGAPYREGDRVTSCFFSDWDAGEIGPETMNSALGGARPGVLAEEVVLPARGVIPTPAHLSDAEAATLPCAALTAWHALTQPRPILAGETVLLLGTGGVSVFAQQFCRMMGARTIVTSSSDAKLARMKDLGADGTVNYRDNPDWDREVLEMTGGIGVDRAVEVGGPGTFDRSVNATRVGGIIGLIGILTGAGGQVHPTNFMRKSITVRGIYVGSRAMFADMNRAIERHGLKPVIDDDFAFEDAPGAYRAMRAAGHFGKLAIRVGK; encoded by the coding sequence ATGCGCGCCTGGGAAATCACGACGGCCGAGGGCATCGACGGCCTGACACTGAACGAGAAGCCGATGCCGGAGCCGGGGCCCGGCGAGGTCCGCGTGAAGATGACGGCCAACTCGATCAACTACCGCGATCTGATGACGGTGGAGCACGCCGCCGCCCGCGGCCTGCTACTGCCCTTCATCCCCAACTCCGACGGCGCCGGCGTGGTCTCGGCCGTGGGTCAAGGCGCCCCGTACCGGGAGGGCGACCGGGTGACCTCCTGCTTCTTCTCCGACTGGGACGCGGGCGAGATCGGCCCGGAAACCATGAATTCGGCGCTGGGCGGTGCGCGGCCCGGCGTGCTGGCCGAGGAGGTCGTGCTGCCCGCCCGCGGCGTGATCCCGACGCCGGCGCATCTTTCCGACGCCGAGGCGGCGACCCTGCCCTGCGCGGCGCTGACCGCCTGGCACGCGCTGACCCAGCCGCGCCCGATCCTGGCCGGCGAGACCGTGCTGCTGCTCGGCACCGGCGGCGTCTCCGTCTTCGCGCAGCAGTTCTGCCGCATGATGGGCGCCAGGACCATCGTCACCTCGTCCTCGGACGCCAAGCTCGCCCGCATGAAGGATCTGGGCGCGGACGGGACCGTCAACTATCGCGACAACCCGGACTGGGACCGGGAGGTGCTGGAGATGACCGGCGGCATCGGCGTCGACCGCGCCGTCGAGGTCGGCGGGCCGGGCACCTTCGACCGCTCCGTGAACGCGACCCGCGTCGGCGGCATCATCGGCCTGATCGGCATCCTCACCGGCGCCGGCGGCCAGGTGCACCCGACGAACTTCATGCGCAAGTCGATCACCGTGCGCGGCATCTATGTCGGCAGCCGCGCCATGTTCGCCGACATGAACCGCGCCATCGAGCGCCACGGCCTGAAACCGGTGATCGACGACGATTTCGCCTTCGAGGACGCGCCCGGGGCCTACCGCGCCATGCGCGCCGCCGGCCATTTCGGCAAGCTGGCGATCCGGGTGGGCAAATAG
- a CDS encoding peptide-methionine (R)-S-oxide reductase produces the protein MSRTYQKTVEALGRLDRMQYAVTQEDMTEPPFRNQFWDHKEAGIYVDVVSGEPLFASSQKFDSACGWPSYFEALEPDNIVEIKDTSHGMIRTEVRSKHGDSHLGHVFPDGPPPTGLRYCINSASMRFIPVADLEKEGYGEYAKLFGKE, from the coding sequence ATGAGCAGGACCTACCAGAAGACCGTCGAGGCGCTCGGCCGGCTCGACCGCATGCAGTACGCGGTCACCCAGGAGGACATGACCGAACCGCCCTTCCGCAACCAGTTCTGGGACCACAAGGAAGCCGGCATCTATGTCGACGTGGTCAGCGGGGAGCCGCTCTTCGCCTCGTCGCAGAAGTTCGATTCGGCCTGCGGCTGGCCGAGCTATTTCGAGGCGCTGGAGCCCGACAACATCGTCGAGATCAAGGACACCAGCCACGGCATGATCCGCACCGAGGTGCGCTCGAAGCACGGCGATTCGCATCTCGGTCACGTCTTCCCCGACGGACCGCCGCCGACGGGGCTGCGCTACTGCATCAATTCCGCGTCGATGCGCTTCATCCCCGTCGCCGACCTGGAGAAGGAAGGCTACGGCGAATACGCGAAGCTGTTCGGGAAGGAATAA